The following proteins are co-located in the Carassius auratus strain Wakin chromosome 7, ASM336829v1, whole genome shotgun sequence genome:
- the LOC113106416 gene encoding O-phosphoseryl-tRNA(Sec) selenium transferase-like isoform X1, with translation MKMQSVPVSGAINAGFAASFITEIIKMYPGRASASPSLDVLITLLTLGANGYKKLLSERKELYGHLAQEMSAVAERHGERLQHTPHKPITLGSSRWVWSRP, from the exons atgaaaatgcaatc GGTCCCGGTCAGCGGTGCCATTAATGCAGGCTTCGCTGCGAGCTTCATTACAGAGATCATTAAGATGTATCCAG GTCGAGCTTCTGCGTCCCCGTCTCTAGACGTCCTCATTACGCTGCTCACACTGGGAGCCAATGGCTACAAGAAACTCTTGTCTGAGAGGAAG GAGCTGTATGGCCACCTGGCGCAGGAGATGAGCGCTGTAGCCGAGAGACACGGGGAGAGACTGCAGCATACGCCACACAAGCCAATAACACTGG GGTCGTCCCGCTGGGTGTGGAGCAGACCGTGA
- the LOC113106416 gene encoding O-phosphoseryl-tRNA(Sec) selenium transferase-like isoform X2 encodes MKMQSVPVSGAINAGFAASFITEIIKMYPGRASASPSLDVLITLLTLGANGYKKLLSERKGRPAGCGADREQTHVSWLHVACRCLSMSVL; translated from the exons atgaaaatgcaatc GGTCCCGGTCAGCGGTGCCATTAATGCAGGCTTCGCTGCGAGCTTCATTACAGAGATCATTAAGATGTATCCAG GTCGAGCTTCTGCGTCCCCGTCTCTAGACGTCCTCATTACGCTGCTCACACTGGGAGCCAATGGCTACAAGAAACTCTTGTCTGAGAGGAAG GGTCGTCCCGCTGGGTGTGGAGCAGACCGTGAGCAAACACACGTTTCGTGGCTTCATGTCGCATGCAGATGCCTATCCATGTCCGTACTTTAA
- the LOC113106415 gene encoding leucine-rich repeat LGI family member 2-like: MSGASVLHLLLQGGRIHTCNMQTVVIISALVLCLASSGNAGKKVFKCPSSCSCSKESIICVGSSYVLRFIPNDVSSLSIVNGTFSEIKEAMFSHMPSLQLLLLNSNALTTIRDDAFSGLPHLEYLFIENNKIETTSKYSFRGLRDLTHLSLANNNIKALPRDLFTDLDSLIELDLRGNVFECDCRAKWLMMWLKSTNATVSDVLCAGPEEMKGKRLNDMTSLHNECVSTDFIPLHSVSTESLSVDTFSHKNDVYVAIAAPNIESCMVLQWDHIEMNFRSYDNITGQSIVGCKSVIIQDQVFVIVAQLFGGSHIYKFDEDQSKFTKFQDIEVSTISKPNDIEAFQIGNDWFFIIADSSKAGLSTLYKWNDKGFYSYQSLHEWFRDTDAEFVNLDGKAHLILASRSQVPVIYQWSRSTQKFALHGEIPNMEDVVAVKTFRIKEDLYLAMTRYIGDSKVLHWTAKEFSEVQALPSRGSMILQPFSFKERYYLALGSDYTFSQIYLWDAEEKVFERFKEVYIQSPRSFTVVSTDRRDFLFASSFKGSTQIFEHIIIDLSL; the protein is encoded by the exons ATGTCAGGAGCTTCAGTGCTGCATTTACTGCTGCAGGGTGGACGGATTCACACATGCAACATGCAGACCGTCGTGATCATATCGGCGCTGGTGTTATGCCTGGCATCTTCAGGGAACGCGGGGAAAAAGGTGTTTAAATGCCCTTCCTCGTGCAGCTGCTCCAAGGAGTCTATTATCTGCGTCGGGTCTTCGTATGTCTTGCGATTCATTCCCAACGATGTCAGTTCACT GAGTATTGTGAATGGGACCTTCTCTGAGATCAAGGAGGCGATGTTCTCACACATGCCATCTTTACAGTTACT GTTGCTGAACTCCAATGCTCTCACTACAATACGGGACGATGCATTTTCTGGCCTTCCACACCTGGAGTACCT GTTTATAGAAAACAACAAGATTGAAACAACATCAAAATACTCTTTCAGAGGACTTAGGGATTTGACTCATCT GTCTTTggcaaacaacaacattaaagctTTGCCCAGAGATCTATTCACTGATCTGGACTCACTGATAGAGCT AGACCTGAGGGGCAATGTGTTTGAGTGTGACTGCCGAGCGAAGTGGCTGATGATGTGGTTAAAGAGCACAAACGCCACTGTATCAGACGTCCTCTGCGCCGGTCCCGAGGAGATGAAGGGGAAACGGCTCAATGACATGACGAGCTTACATAACGAATGCGTCTCTACAG ATTTCATCCCTCTCCACTCTGTGTCTACCGAGTCATTGTCTGTGGACACGTTCTCCCACAAGAACGACGTGTATGTGGCCATCGCTGCTCCCAACATAGAGAGCTGCATGGTGCTCCAATGGGACCACATCGAGATGAACTTCAGGAGTTACGACAACATCACAG gtcaGTCCATAGTTGGCTGCAAGTCTGTGATCATCCAGGACCAGGTGTTTGTCATCGTTGCTCAACTCTTTGGGGGTTCCCACATCTACAAGTTTGATGAAGACCAAAGCAAGTTCACAAAGTTCCAAGACATTGAGGTATCCACGATTTCCAAGCCGAATGACATTGAGGCATTTCAGATCGGCAACGACTGGTTCTTCATCATCGCTGACAGCTCGAAGGCTGGACTGTCTACTCTCTACAAATGGAATGACAAGGGCTTCTACTCCTACCAGTCGCTTCATGAATGGTTTCGTGATACAGATGCAGAGTTTGTGAATTTGGACGGTAAGGCCCATCTTATCCTAGCGAGCCGTTCCCAAGTACCGGTCATTTACCAGTGGAGCAGGAGCACTCAGAAGTTTGCCTTGCATGGGGAAATCCCAAATATGGAAGATGTAGTCGCTGTCAAGACCTTCAGGATCAAGGAGGATCTTTATCTGGCCATGACCCGATACATCGGCGACTCCAAAGTCTTGCATTGGACTGCAAAGGAGTTCTCAGAGGTCCAGGCCCTTCCTTCGAGAGGCTCCATGATCCTGCAGCCATTTTCCTTCAAAGAAAGGTACTACCTGGCTCTGGGAAGCGACTACACCTTCTCGCAGATCTATCTGTGGGATGCAGAAGAGAAGGTTTTTGAGCGTTTCAAGGAAGTCTACATCCAGTCTCCTCGCTCCTTCACTGTGGTCTCCACTGACCGGAGGGACTTCCTATTCGCATCCAGTTTTAAGGGCAGCACACAGATCTTTGAGCATATCATCATTGATCTCAGTCTTTGA